In Oreochromis niloticus isolate F11D_XX linkage group LG5, O_niloticus_UMD_NMBU, whole genome shotgun sequence, a single window of DNA contains:
- the LOC100702076 gene encoding zinc finger protein 385A isoform X2, protein MILGGVNRPGPVPAFLRSPPVIPPPLDMKPFLQFPLESPHPASIGLFHNFNTMDPVQKAVMTHTFGPPMMKTKRPIISCNVCQIRFNSESQAEAHYKGNRHARRVKGIETSKTTRLQDGDKQHHPPPASPSPPGPLPSSPEPDPNNNKQDDNQSCPNSKESPSTPSCLPTSTPSSADTECPLLPSVNTPLPPSPSPSAALSTPSVDSAAPAAAGLPDTPSPAPSPSSGESEEEKAKKLLYCSLCKVAVNSLSQLEAHNKGTKHKTILEARSGLGPIKAYPRLGPKPSPEQGGELSSDPNTQERTFHCEICNVRVNSELQLKQHISSRRHRDGVAGKPNPLLSRHKKRTDFMELPKTLGAGLLPNPLAVAAAMAAAASSNQLALRPPGPASHPHPHPHHHLLQGTPLSLLRPAPGPIRTTHGPILFTPY, encoded by the exons ATGATCTTGG GAGGTGTAAACCGCCCAGGGCCTGTCCCGGCCTTCCTCAGGAGCCCACCTGTCATCCCACCTCCACTGGATATGAAGCCGTTCCTCCAGTTCCCCCTGGAATCGCCTCACCCAGCCAGCATCGGCCTCTTCCACAACTTTAACACA ATGGACCCTGTCCAAAAGGCTGTGATGACGCACACCTTTGGGCCACCTATGATGAAGACAAAGCGGCCAATCATCTCCTGCAACGTCTGTCAAATACGCTTCAACTCAGAG AGCCAGGCAGAAGCCCACTATAAAGGGAACCGTCATGCTCGAAGGGTGAAGGGTATCGAGACTTCCAAAACAACCCGTCTCCAGGATGGTGACAAGCAACACCATCCCCCTCCTGCTTCACCCTCCCCACCAGGCCCTTTACCATCCAGCCCTGAGCCTGATCCTAACAATAATAAACAGG ATGACAATCAGTCCTGTCCCAACTCTAAAGAGTCACCGTCAACCCCTAGCTGCCTTCCTACTTCCACACCAAGCTCAGCAGATACAGAGTGCCCCCTCTTGCCTTCTGTCAACACGCCTTTGCCACCGTCTCCTTCCCCTTCTGCAGCCCTCAGTACACCCTCTGTGGATtcagcagcaccagcagcagctgGTCTTCCTGACACCCCGTCCCCAGCACCCAGCCCATCTTCAGGAGAGTCGGAGGAAGAGAAAGCCAAAAAGCTTCTCTACTGCTCCCTTTGCAAAGTGGCTGTTAATTCCCTCTCACAACTGGAGGCACACAACAAAG GTACCAAACACAAAACTATTCTGGAGGCTCGAAGTGGACTGGGACCGATTAAAGCTTACCCACGCTTGGGTCCTAAACCCAGCCCTGAGCAGGGAGGGGAGCTCTCCTCTGACCCTAACACTCAGGAACGCACCTTCCACTGTGAGATCTGCAACGTCAGAGTCAACTCTGAGCTGCAGCTTAAACAG CATATATCTAGCCGGAGGCACCGCGATGGAGTCGCAGGGAAACCTAATCCTCTTCTCAGTCGGCACAAGAAGCGCACAGACTTTATG gaaCTTCCAAAAACCCTAGGGGCTGGACTTTTACCAAATCCTCTGGCTGTTGCTGCAGCAATGGCAGCAGCAGCGTCCTCAAATCAGCTGGCACTACGTCCTCCCGGCCCAGcctcccatcctcatcctcaccccCATCACCACCTCCTACAGGGAACACCCCTCAGCCTGCTGAGGCCAGCCCCAGGACCCATCCGCACCACACATGGGCCAATCCTCTTCACTCCTTATTAA
- the LOC100702076 gene encoding zinc finger protein 385A isoform X1 — MWGSGGVNRPGPVPAFLRSPPVIPPPLDMKPFLQFPLESPHPASIGLFHNFNTMDPVQKAVMTHTFGPPMMKTKRPIISCNVCQIRFNSESQAEAHYKGNRHARRVKGIETSKTTRLQDGDKQHHPPPASPSPPGPLPSSPEPDPNNNKQDDNQSCPNSKESPSTPSCLPTSTPSSADTECPLLPSVNTPLPPSPSPSAALSTPSVDSAAPAAAGLPDTPSPAPSPSSGESEEEKAKKLLYCSLCKVAVNSLSQLEAHNKGTKHKTILEARSGLGPIKAYPRLGPKPSPEQGGELSSDPNTQERTFHCEICNVRVNSELQLKQHISSRRHRDGVAGKPNPLLSRHKKRTDFMELPKTLGAGLLPNPLAVAAAMAAAASSNQLALRPPGPASHPHPHPHHHLLQGTPLSLLRPAPGPIRTTHGPILFTPY, encoded by the exons ATGTGGGGCTCAG GAGGTGTAAACCGCCCAGGGCCTGTCCCGGCCTTCCTCAGGAGCCCACCTGTCATCCCACCTCCACTGGATATGAAGCCGTTCCTCCAGTTCCCCCTGGAATCGCCTCACCCAGCCAGCATCGGCCTCTTCCACAACTTTAACACA ATGGACCCTGTCCAAAAGGCTGTGATGACGCACACCTTTGGGCCACCTATGATGAAGACAAAGCGGCCAATCATCTCCTGCAACGTCTGTCAAATACGCTTCAACTCAGAG AGCCAGGCAGAAGCCCACTATAAAGGGAACCGTCATGCTCGAAGGGTGAAGGGTATCGAGACTTCCAAAACAACCCGTCTCCAGGATGGTGACAAGCAACACCATCCCCCTCCTGCTTCACCCTCCCCACCAGGCCCTTTACCATCCAGCCCTGAGCCTGATCCTAACAATAATAAACAGG ATGACAATCAGTCCTGTCCCAACTCTAAAGAGTCACCGTCAACCCCTAGCTGCCTTCCTACTTCCACACCAAGCTCAGCAGATACAGAGTGCCCCCTCTTGCCTTCTGTCAACACGCCTTTGCCACCGTCTCCTTCCCCTTCTGCAGCCCTCAGTACACCCTCTGTGGATtcagcagcaccagcagcagctgGTCTTCCTGACACCCCGTCCCCAGCACCCAGCCCATCTTCAGGAGAGTCGGAGGAAGAGAAAGCCAAAAAGCTTCTCTACTGCTCCCTTTGCAAAGTGGCTGTTAATTCCCTCTCACAACTGGAGGCACACAACAAAG GTACCAAACACAAAACTATTCTGGAGGCTCGAAGTGGACTGGGACCGATTAAAGCTTACCCACGCTTGGGTCCTAAACCCAGCCCTGAGCAGGGAGGGGAGCTCTCCTCTGACCCTAACACTCAGGAACGCACCTTCCACTGTGAGATCTGCAACGTCAGAGTCAACTCTGAGCTGCAGCTTAAACAG CATATATCTAGCCGGAGGCACCGCGATGGAGTCGCAGGGAAACCTAATCCTCTTCTCAGTCGGCACAAGAAGCGCACAGACTTTATG gaaCTTCCAAAAACCCTAGGGGCTGGACTTTTACCAAATCCTCTGGCTGTTGCTGCAGCAATGGCAGCAGCAGCGTCCTCAAATCAGCTGGCACTACGTCCTCCCGGCCCAGcctcccatcctcatcctcaccccCATCACCACCTCCTACAGGGAACACCCCTCAGCCTGCTGAGGCCAGCCCCAGGACCCATCCGCACCACACATGGGCCAATCCTCTTCACTCCTTATTAA
- the LOC100702340 gene encoding neurogenic differentiation factor 4, with product MMIKPYVRQGEGEEVVSPLQWMDGDMSSPDGDPSAPSHNYRTGDVIQQAREMGSEDAEEDEEDGEEGPEDESKRRGPKRKRMTKARQERFRARRIKANARERSRMHGLNDALENLRSIMPCHSKTQKLSKIETLRLARNYICALSEALEGGLSTESRAFMETLCKGLSQPTTNLVAGCLQMGPAPGPGMRPEDRHGGRPPPTLGGMVSYSSPGLPSPPYGTFDSAHLLHLRAMKGRPYENHSPNEYNAGGVGTPPYDGPPTPPLSISSNLVPKQEPSPHYPPSHHYSPTPVEQVLYHTQTGYDVHLEGPYDSYHPPHMPPRQITSVYRD from the coding sequence ATGATGATAAAGCCATATGTTAGACAAGGGGAGGGTGAGGAGGTCGTCAGCCCTCTGCAGTGGATGGACGGAGACATGAGCTCACCTGATGGGGATCCATCGGCTCCATCGCACAACTACAGAACAGGTGACGTGATCCAACAGGCCAGAGAGATGGGGAGTGAGGATgcagaggaagatgaggaggacGGAGAGGAAGGACCAGAGGATGAATCAAAACGACGAGGGCCTAAGAGAAAGAGGATGACCAAGGCCCGGCAGGAGCGTTTCCGTGCAAGGCGAATAAAAGCGAATGCCAGGGAGCGCTCGCGTATGCACGGCCTAAATGATGCACTTGAAAACCTGCGCAGCATCATGCCCTGTcactccaaaacacagaagcTGTCCAAGATCGAGACATTACGGCTGGCCCGCAACTACATCTGTGCTCTGTCTGAGGCTCTGGAGGGGGGCCTGTCCACAGAAAGCAGGGCTTTCATGGAAACGCTGTGTAAGGGACTGTCACAGCCCACGACCAACCTGGTTGCCGGCTGCTTACAGATGGGACCAGCTCCGGGTCCTGGGATGAGGCCTGAAGACAGACATGGAGGTCGGCCACCACCTACTCTTGGTGGCATGGTGAGCTACTCCTCTCCAGGACTGCCAAGTCCCCCATATGGCACATTTGACTCAGCTCACCTGCTTCACTTGAGGGCGATGAAGGGAAGACCCTATGAGAATCACTCACCAAATGAGTACAACGCTGGTGGCGTGGGAACCCCTCCATATGACGGCCCGCCTACACCACCTCTCAGCATCAGCAGCAACCTGGTGCCCAAACAGGAACCTTCACCTCACTACCCACCTTCCCACCACTACTCTCCCACCCCTGTGGAGCAGGTGCTGTATCATACACAGACCGGATATGATGTACACTTAGAGGGGCCATATGACTCCTATCATCCACCGCACATGCCCCCCCGACAGATTACATCTGTCTACAGAGACTAA